In Candidatus Pelagibacter sp. RS39, the following proteins share a genomic window:
- a CDS encoding DMT family transporter produces the protein MTILKSLPGPLLIFFGALSLSFGGLIVKSFEGATLWQILFWRSLFFSLTVLTFLIITYKSKVLKSFYESGLPGFIGGLILSIGFCGYVFAMYNTTVANTNFIISLQILFLAIFGFFFLKEKINSITLISIILAMSGVLLMVGNSLSPGELSGNLAAFTMPITFAVLIMIVRKFPSVDMVPAQFVAGISSCLIGLLFSPTIMISPHDIFLGFIAGFFQIGFGFIFITIGARTTPSAMVGIIMLSESVLGPIWAFLFVSEIPSLYGLIGGAIILFAVLLQFYTLLKKPKATVSN, from the coding sequence ATGACTATTTTAAAAAGTTTACCTGGTCCATTACTGATATTTTTTGGCGCTCTTAGTTTGAGCTTTGGTGGATTAATTGTAAAATCTTTTGAGGGAGCAACACTATGGCAGATATTATTTTGGAGATCTTTATTTTTCTCTCTTACTGTCTTAACTTTTTTGATAATCACTTATAAAAGCAAAGTTTTAAAATCGTTTTATGAATCTGGATTACCAGGTTTTATTGGTGGATTAATATTATCTATTGGTTTTTGTGGTTATGTTTTTGCTATGTATAACACTACAGTCGCCAATACCAATTTTATCATATCACTTCAAATTTTATTTTTAGCTATATTTGGTTTCTTTTTTTTAAAAGAAAAAATTAACTCAATTACATTAATCTCAATAATTTTAGCAATGTCTGGAGTACTGTTAATGGTTGGAAATTCTTTATCTCCAGGAGAGTTATCTGGAAATTTAGCAGCCTTTACAATGCCAATTACGTTTGCAGTGTTGATAATGATTGTTAGAAAATTTCCATCTGTTGATATGGTTCCAGCCCAGTTTGTTGCAGGTATAAGCTCATGTTTAATTGGTTTATTATTTTCTCCTACCATTATGATTTCACCTCACGACATTTTTTTGGGTTTTATAGCTGGATTTTTTCAGATAGGTTTTGGTTTTATATTTATAACTATTGGAGCTAGAACAACTCCTTCTGCTATGGTTGGAATAATTATGTTATCCGAATCTGTCCTTGGTCCTATTTGGGCTTTTCTCTTTGTGAGTGAAATACCATCATTGTATGGATTAATAGGAGGAGCAATAATCCTTTTTGCTGTATTATTACAGTTTTACACGCTTTTAAAAAAGCCAAAGGCAACTGTTTCCAATTGA
- the gcvT gene encoding glycine cleavage system aminomethyltransferase GcvT: protein METKKTSLYKLHQDCNAKFVEFAGYQMPIQYAEGIVEEHKFTRNHSGIFDVSHMGQLFIYGGDELIKDLEKIFPLDLKNLKLNHSKYSFLMDKDAGIQDDLIITKINEGFLIILNAACKDNDLRILKELLNEKYEMVLDENRSLIAIQGPKSSQILNEVVVGVKDLNFMSGDWFSFENQKVYITRSGYTGEDGFEISISNDFADKLTRKLINKGSKLVGLGARDTLRLEAGLCLYGHDLDKDKTPVEANLKWAISKERISKGDFIGSDIIIKQLNDGVTKIRVGIKPEGRIIAREKTKIFNQSDVHIGEITSGTFGPSVNGPVAMGYVENQFSKKDTKVFLEVRGKKHAASICSLPFYKKSYVKGAN from the coding sequence ATGGAAACAAAAAAAACATCGCTGTATAAATTACATCAAGATTGCAATGCAAAATTTGTTGAATTTGCTGGCTACCAAATGCCAATTCAATATGCTGAAGGTATTGTAGAAGAGCATAAATTCACAAGAAATCATTCTGGAATTTTTGATGTTTCACATATGGGTCAATTATTTATTTATGGTGGTGATGAATTAATCAAAGATTTAGAAAAAATTTTTCCATTAGATTTGAAAAATTTAAAATTAAATCATTCAAAATACAGTTTCTTAATGGATAAAGATGCTGGAATACAAGATGATTTAATCATTACAAAAATAAATGAAGGATTTTTAATAATTCTTAATGCAGCATGTAAAGATAATGATTTGAGAATTTTAAAGGAATTATTAAATGAAAAATATGAAATGGTTTTGGATGAAAACAGATCTTTAATAGCAATCCAGGGTCCTAAATCATCACAAATTTTGAATGAAGTTGTTGTAGGAGTTAAAGATCTAAATTTTATGTCAGGAGATTGGTTTTCTTTTGAAAATCAAAAAGTATACATTACGCGATCCGGGTATACAGGTGAAGATGGTTTTGAGATTTCAATTTCAAATGACTTTGCAGATAAATTAACAAGAAAATTGATTAATAAAGGTTCTAAATTAGTAGGTTTAGGAGCCAGAGATACTTTAAGGTTAGAGGCTGGCTTATGTTTGTATGGCCATGATCTCGATAAAGACAAAACTCCCGTAGAAGCAAATTTGAAATGGGCGATTTCTAAAGAAAGAATATCTAAAGGAGATTTTATAGGTTCTGACATCATCATTAAACAATTAAATGATGGCGTCACTAAAATAAGAGTTGGAATTAAACCTGAGGGAAGAATAATTGCTAGAGAAAAAACAAAGATATTTAATCAATCAGATGTTCATATTGGAGAGATTACCAGTGGTACATTTGGACCAAGTGTTAATGGACCAGTAGCAATGGGTTATGTAGAAAATCAATTTTCAAAAAAAGATACTAAAGTATTTTTAGAGGTTAGAGGTAAAAAACATGCAGCTAGTATTTGCAGCTTACCATTTTATAAAAAAAGTTATGTGAAAGGAGCCAACTAA
- the gcvH gene encoding glycine cleavage system protein GcvH, which produces MSEVKYSKEHEWIKLEGDVATIGITKHATEMLGDIVFAELPEKGSNVEKDGTAGVVESTKAASDVYTPVSGEVVDTNQEIVDDPSKINQDPENSAWFFKLKIKDKSEMDSLMNKDDYDKFAKETTT; this is translated from the coding sequence ATGAGTGAAGTTAAATATTCTAAAGAACACGAGTGGATAAAATTAGAGGGTGATGTTGCAACGATTGGTATAACAAAACATGCAACTGAGATGTTAGGAGATATAGTATTTGCAGAGTTACCTGAAAAAGGTTCTAATGTTGAAAAAGATGGAACAGCAGGTGTTGTAGAGTCTACTAAAGCTGCAAGTGATGTCTATACACCAGTAAGTGGAGAGGTCGTAGATACAAATCAGGAAATTGTAGACGATCCATCAAAAATAAATCAAGATCCAGAAAATTCTGCTTGGTTCTTTAAACTAAAGATTAAAGACAAATCTGAAATGGACTCTTTAATGAATAAAGATGACTATGATAAATTTGCAAAGGAGACTACTACATAA
- a CDS encoding 5-oxoprolinase subunit C family protein — translation MNKNYFEILRAGINSTFQDLGRNNLYHIGIPFSGAMDNRNYLLANKLTGNDNNNPVIEFAYQGPHLKYHGKAINAAITGDVSFKIKKGNNLIDGECYQSFILENNDELDIISTNKSVYGYLAISGQFDLKLQWSSYSTNIKAKIGSNNGEKLSVNQKINIKEINQNLVSKKLNYINTKIENIRVMKGTNFDYFSEEGKKLFFGNEFKVSKLSDRMGMRLEGKKIENIVDTNIRSEGLIKGVIQVPADGNPIIMLSDHGTIGGYPKIGVVISADYDKLVQLTPGSTIKFQEVDLNSAETLFKLYDLETQNLISQI, via the coding sequence ATGAATAAAAATTATTTTGAAATTTTAAGGGCTGGTATTAATTCAACGTTCCAAGATCTTGGAAGAAATAATCTTTATCATATAGGTATCCCATTCAGTGGAGCTATGGATAATAGAAATTATTTATTAGCTAACAAACTTACTGGCAATGATAATAATAATCCTGTGATAGAATTTGCCTATCAAGGCCCCCATTTAAAATATCATGGTAAAGCAATAAATGCTGCTATTACTGGTGACGTCAGTTTTAAAATTAAAAAGGGTAATAATTTAATTGATGGAGAATGTTATCAATCTTTTATTTTAGAAAATAATGATGAGCTAGATATTATATCAACAAATAAATCAGTTTATGGATATTTAGCAATTAGTGGTCAATTTGATTTAAAGTTACAATGGTCAAGTTATTCAACAAATATTAAGGCAAAGATAGGATCAAATAATGGAGAAAAATTATCTGTTAACCAAAAAATTAATATTAAAGAGATTAATCAAAATTTAGTAAGTAAAAAATTAAATTATATTAATACAAAGATAGAAAATATTAGAGTTATGAAAGGAACAAATTTTGATTATTTTTCCGAGGAAGGTAAAAAACTTTTTTTTGGAAATGAATTTAAAGTCTCTAAATTATCTGATCGTATGGGAATGAGATTAGAGGGAAAAAAAATAGAGAATATTGTTGATACAAATATTAGATCTGAAGGATTGATTAAGGGCGTTATACAAGTGCCGGCTGATGGCAATCCAATTATCATGCTCTCAGATCATGGAACTATCGGGGGATATCCTAAAATTGGTGTAGTTATTAGTGCTGATTATGACAAATTAGTTCAATTAACTCCTGGCTCAACTATCAAATTTCAAGAGGTCGATTTAAATAGTGCAGAAACTCTTTTTAAATTGTATGACTTAGAAACTCAAAATTTAATTTCACAAATTTAA
- a CDS encoding 5-oxoprolinase subunit B family protein, whose protein sequence is MIKNISNLGDAALYCDFGTEINKEINTQVIRFFKTIQKKNIAGVNNLIPSYNKLIISFDLKKINFNKLKKIIDNIEIIKSDTIQNKKFEIPICCEKEFSLDIKRLEEKLKMKEENIYESFFKKEFFCYMTGFIAGMPFLGDLDENLRAKRLDTPRVKVPKGSIGLTEQFANIYTFESPGGWNIIGNTPLNIFDSSKENEPNLINPGDLVTFKRITKENYQNYHE, encoded by the coding sequence ATGATAAAAAATATATCAAATCTTGGTGACGCAGCTCTATATTGTGATTTTGGTACAGAGATAAATAAAGAAATTAACACTCAAGTAATTAGATTTTTTAAAACTATTCAAAAAAAAAATATTGCAGGGGTTAATAATCTTATACCATCATATAATAAATTGATTATTTCTTTCGATCTTAAAAAAATTAATTTCAATAAACTAAAAAAGATAATTGATAATATTGAAATTATTAAAAGTGACACTATTCAAAATAAAAAATTTGAAATTCCTATTTGTTGTGAAAAAGAATTTTCTTTGGACATAAAAAGATTAGAAGAAAAGCTTAAAATGAAAGAAGAAAATATATATGAGAGTTTTTTTAAAAAAGAATTTTTTTGCTACATGACAGGTTTTATTGCAGGTATGCCTTTTCTTGGAGATTTAGATGAAAATCTCAGAGCAAAACGTCTTGATACTCCAAGGGTTAAGGTGCCAAAAGGTTCGATTGGTTTGACAGAGCAATTTGCAAATATTTACACATTTGAAAGTCCTGGAGGATGGAATATTATTGGCAATACACCATTAAATATTTTTGATAGCTCTAAAGAAAATGAGCCCAACTTAATTAATCCAGGTGACTTAGTTACATTTAAGAGAATTACTAAAGAGAATTATCAAAATTATCATGAATAA